The DNA segment cgggtcaaaagtcgatcgccataaccactaggccaccgtggcggggcgtgcctCCGTTAGGGTCCTTCCTGTTACGCCTATGCAGCGCAATGTTCAGCAACCTATGTTAAACttgtaccaactagtccaaagGAATGCTTTATTGGGATGTACtacatggggcccgattacgctatcgtgttctactcttgaaaggaaagttcaagcgtcctccatgtttttcCTTAGCAACTGAAGGCATGATTACAATGTTTAGCTTGACGACCGACAGTAATTTAGTGTCGTAATAAAACAAGACAAAACGAAAAAATAAAGCAACGCTCAGTGGTGAACATTTATTATAACTCATTTTGGGGGGCGGCAGGGCAGAGGCCCTGAGAGTGTGGAAAGACTTCGGTCGTAAGGAATCGTGTCTTTGTGTCATGCGAAAAGATAGCACAAAAGCTACGTTTTAGAAcaaaattatcagtaaattaaAGCTACCTAAACGGACCGGGAACTCGTACATGTAAAAATAATGAGCGATCGGTAAGTTTCTAAGTCTTAAGGTTACCTTGCTGCTATATGTGGAAAGCCGGGATAAAAGACACTTCCCGAACTTTATAATGGCCTTTCCACATGGGCATTTTGCCCTTCATTAGTGACACGACACTGTACTCTGTAGTAGGAGACGCCCCAGAGGCATTGAGTTACGTAAGAACACTTTGTTTAAACTCTAAGGAGGTCCCCTTTCTGCCggcaatttgttttttttttgtgcttttgttTTTCAGCATCACGTGCTTGCCGAAAATAACTGTGGTGTTATTTCACATTCTGTTGTCTCTGAACAATTTTGGATCTATTTGTACGCTTTTAATAAAAGAGAACAGCGTAGATCTGGCTAAAGAACATAAAAAGAGTAAAAAGAAAGGCGAACTAGTCCGTGGTTTGCTACCATGTAGCTAAAGGGGAGTTACAGAGTACAAATAAAATAAGGGGGTGGGGGAGAGTGAGTGAGAGAATGAGAGCACTGAAGGTTCGACTCTACCTGCAAGCACACAGATACCGGAGTTGGTCCTCTACACGTGAAGATTTCACGCACTGCAAACAATTGGCACGTAACGTTCAACATtcttatagatagatagatagatagatagatagatagatagatagatagatagatagatagatagatagatagatagatagatagatagatagatagatagatagatagatagatagatagatagatagatagatagatagatagatagatagatagatagatagatagatagatagatagatagatagatagatagatagatagatagatagatagatagatagatagatagatagatagatagatagatagatagatagatagatagatagatagataagtctCTTTATTTTATACAGGAAATTACGTCGATTTATATGTAGGCGCCTCAATATTACCCTCATTAGGGAaggtgagcaaaaaaaaaagcatcccaGGCAGGGTAGGAAAGGAACAAAATATACAGACGTAGTATTTACAGCTTCTCATAGTCACCTCTCCGTGCTTTTCATCAAGCCGCCGCTTAGAATACGTAAGGCACTATTCTATACTTGACTAAAGAGCAGTACTCCTTCCAGTACTTTCCGTACTTCTTCGCGCACAGCCTCTCGAAACGGTTCGTTCGGTAAACGAACCAACACACGAGAAAGATGACGTAGAAATACGGCACCACGCTGGCGTTCCCAGCTGGCAGAACCCAGCAGAGACCGGCGAGCACATCGAAGACGTAGTTCGGGTGACGGCACACAGACCAGAACCCGGAAGCCACGAGGAGCTTCGTGTCGTCGTTCCCGGCGGCGTCCTTGTAGGTTGCCCTGATCACATTCGCCGGCGAGCCCCATACGTTGCAATCGCCCTTCTTTTGCTGGACCAGCTGTCTCTGACGTTGACACCACCAAGACAACGAAGTCATGATAAGCCCCGCCGCCACAATGACCGCGGCTGAAAAGGGACTCATGTCCAGAGGATTCTCGACCATGTAGACGCTGGCCAGGGAATACATCGCCGGCACAAAAGCCATATGGCTCCAGCACATGTAAAACCCTGCGAGCAGGAAAAAAAGTTTGGCGTGAGAGATATTCTTTCCTTTCGGTTGCCTTTCCCCCTACGATATGTCCTTGTTGTGAGTAGCTTTCATCTCTTACGCGGAACATGTGCCTCGTGGCTTAGGGCCGTATATTCTGGTCACAGAAAGAATGTGCCCGCGAGAGCTCAACAATGCCCTTACGAAGGTTGCGCAAGATTTCGCGATCAAATTTCCTAAATCTCTCATTGAATGAATGAACGCGCCTCCTACTTCAGTTCTATTCAGGAATCTATATATACAGGTCATATATCCATGTTAAACACTTCGTGTGGACCCTACGATAAAGATTTTCTTAAGAAAAAGCTACAGTAAGCGCTAATGCTGTACATACTACTATTAAAGACTGTCAGCGAATAGCAAAGAACACTTGCGAACGCGGGGTATATGAGAAAATTCACAATTCTTCAATTAGCAAGTCCTTTTTGGCTATTGCTCCGTCGTCTTCGCTAATACACCATCGGGACTGGCTACAGGATTTCCGCTTACGAGCATTTCTTCATCATGAGCGCCTTTAATGTAAATACGGGCGTGTGGACTAAACCTGCGATGTTATGGAACATTGTGGATGCACTACGATCTCGTTTCCTTCCTACTCACCTCCCCTGTCCACCGTTACGTCCATGCTCTGCATGTAGAGGTCTTCCCACCAGAAGAACTTTGCGATGTGCGCACTCTGCAGCAGGGACGACGCGGCCATGGCCCAGTTCCAGCCCATGGTGTCCACCTGCGCCTTCCAGCAGGCGAGCACGAGGAGTTGCCAGAGCATCATGCCGAACCGGCTGTTGAACCACGTCTTCATGTCGAACCTGTCGCCGATGCGAGGATAGAGCTCGATGCCCCAGTAGAAATCGAACACGATGTTTCCCGTGACGCCAAACTCTCCCGGCGAAGGGTCTATCGTTCCCATTAAGAAGAGCAGGACAGACACGAACGCTCCCGCGATCACTAAGGAAACAGTGAAGCCGGGCAAGGCTCGGTAGATCGTGAAGCATGGAAGGTCTTCCCTCAGGAGAAGTAGGACGGCGAATCCCATGGTCATCAGGTAGTATGTGAAACCCGTGTTCCAGTAGACGGGCTTGTGTCCCGATGATGTAGTCGGGCCCCAGTACTTTTTGCCGCGCAGAGCTTCGATGGACAGCGAACTGTACAATGCGAACGCCAGTAGGAACTGCCAACCGTCCCTCGGTCCTAGTACGTGCGTCGTCAGAGACTCCCATAGGAAACTGAGGAAACCGGACTCCAGGGCGAGAGATATCGTAGCGCAGTGCGTTATCGCGAAACAGACTGTGCAGACGACGAAAGTGGGCACGGTGAGTACGAAGACGATGGGCATGACCGTGTACCAGAAGATACTTGATGACAGGTCGCCGGGTTCCTCGTCACCTGCACATAATGAGAACGAGCGGAAGTCACCGGCAATCTTTGTAAGATAACGTTAACAAAACTTGAACTGTTTAAGATACGTGTTCGGTGTTTTTGCAAGCGGATTATCGGCCTCATCGCTGCGCAACCTGCTTGCCACGAGGAGGACgtacatgaaaaaagaaagaaacactgaCGACTAGACAGGCCGcactttctccctttctctttctttctatctctttctctctctctctgtattttttctctcacccatcagagttattatatcccacgccggacatatcGGCGTACGTGtgctggaagcgaagcagaagatgaacaagaggacggagagagcgcgccggttcatgatgatgatagttatctgttcgctctgcacagacaaacggtcggcttaaacaactCCGCCGCTGAAGGTGTACAACTGCCACTTGTCTATGTACAGCCAGCGTCAGAAGCTTAGAGACCACGTGACACAAGAAAAAGCCGAATACACCAtctgcttcggcaggcagtcTTGAATGTTGATcagtactgtgcagttcgaccgaatacagtcctGAGTTGCAGggaaattgaaaattttttcaGAACTAGCGGTCTCTAAAGTTATGACGCTGATTGTACACCTGCAAGATATCTGTAAATATTCGCGGTCTTGCTTCTGAACAGGCATCAAACGCAGTTACGCATGCTTTGACTTTGTTCGTTACACTGCACATGCATATTACCGTTTCAGTCAACACGCCCCTTGATTCGCTTGGAGTACTG comes from the Rhipicephalus sanguineus isolate Rsan-2018 chromosome 6, BIME_Rsan_1.4, whole genome shotgun sequence genome and includes:
- the LOC119396499 gene encoding uncharacterized protein LOC119396499, which produces MPIVFVLTVPTFVVCTVCFAITHCATISLALESGFLSFLWESLTTHVLGPRDGWQFLLAFALYSSLSIEALRGKKYWGPTTSSGHKPVYWNTGFTYYLMTMGFAVLLLLREDLPCFTIYRALPGFTVSLVIAGAFVSVLLFLMGTIDPSPGEFGVTGNIVFDFYWGIELYPRIGDRFDMKTWFNSRFGMMLWQLLVLACWKAQVDTMGWNWAMAASSLLQSAHIAKFFWWEDLYMQSMDVTVDRGGFYMCWSHMAFVPAMYSLASVYMVENPLDMSPFSAAVIVAAGLIMTSLSWWCQRQRQLVQQKKGDCNVWGSPANVIRATYKDAAGNDDTKLLVASGFWSVCRHPNYVFDVLAGLCWVLPAGNASVVPYFYVIFLVCWFVYRTNRFERLCAKKYGKYWKEYCSLVKYRIVPYVF